TGAAGGTCAAAGAGGTGATCTTTGGAAGCGGCTATGTCAGGCATTCAGTCTCACTCAGAACAGGAGGGGGGGCAGGGGAACTGGGCGCCTACCTAACCATTCCTGAGCGAGATTTCAAATTTCAGAGAAAAACAGACCTTATGCAGGGGCCAAATCTCAAGGTTTAGTATGTGAAACCGTCCGAAAACCAATGTGATCTGTGCCTAAATCCACTTCCTGGGGATGGCGGGCCGCCGGCCGGTAGCGACGACAATAGTTCGGCGCGCAGAGATAGGAGCCCCCCTTCATCAACCCGATGGAAGCATCAGGCGATGCATAAGGATCGGCCGTCCACTCCCAGACATTTCCGATCATGTCATAGAGCCCATAGCCATTTGGCGGATAACAGGCAACCGGTGCACGGCCCACAAAACCATCAGCCCCTTCGTCGTTGAAGGGAAAGAACCCCTGCCAATTGTTTGCAAGATATTCTCCCCCTGGCTCACGTTCTTCACCCCAGGCATACTTTGCGCCATCAAGGCCACCGCGCGCCGCATATTCCCACTGAACCTCTGTTGGCAGTGTTCGACCTTTCCATGTCGCGTAAGCGACTGCGTCTTGGTAGGCGATTTGAACGACGGGAAAGTGTTCGCGTCCCGTAATGGTGCTGCCTGCCCCCTCCGGCTGCCGCCAGTTCGCCGTCTCAGCGTAAGACCACCTACCTTCAGCATTGGTCTCGGGAACCTGAAACACCGCAGCACCAGGCGGAACCAAACCGTCGATCCCAGCTTCCGCAACCGTCACATATCCGGTTGCGTCCACAAACGCAGCAAACTCCGCATTGGTGACTTCAGTCGCATCAATCCAGAAGCTCTCAACTTCCTCACGGCGCACCGGTCCTTCTTCGGAGTAGATGCTACCCGCCCCCATATCGAAGGAACCCCCTTCGATCAAAACCATGCCAGCTGTATCGGGCGCGATCGTCTCAGGGTGTAGGCAACTCACCTGCCGGTCGACATTTTGGGATGTCGGCCAAACCAGATAGGTGACCACCCCCAGGGCCAGAGCCCCGAGAATTACCGCACTAGTTTTCCCAATAGATGACTTCATCGTCCTCTTTAAGCGGTTCCGCCAGTGTCTTGTCAACATAGACAGGTGTTGCCACAGAAGACGGCCAGATCGGGTCGGCCTGTTCCGCTTGGTGTGCGTCAAGAAGGCTTTTTAGCTCAGCAAGCTTGGTAGGTTCAGCCTCCGCGAGGTTTGTCGTTTCACTTCGATCAGCCGCCAGATGGAACAGCCACTCTTTGTCCTGAAGGCCCGAGACCTGGAGCTTCCAGCCATCTTTGAGAACCGATCGGTACTCGCCGGCAGTCCAGAACAGGGCTTCATGTGGCGCACCCTCTTTATCGCCCGCAACGAAAGGAACGAAGTCGACACCATCCATCACGCGGTCAGTCGGCATCGCGCCACCTGCAGCGCCTGCAGCAGTGGCGAACAGATCAATGTGGGAGACGGGCTCATCGAAAACCGTGCCCGCGGGAATGCGCTTAGGCCAGCGCGCCATAAACGGCACATGGGTTCCTCCTTCAAAGAGAGTGATCTTCCACCCCCGATAGGGCGTGTTGAGATCGTCCAGCCCGACATAACCTGCACCGCCATTATCGCTGGTAAAGATCACGAGCGTATTCTCATCCAACCCATTGTCTTTCAATGCCTGCATCACCCGACCAACAGACCGGTCGACGGCACGTGTCATCGCCGTGTAAACGCGCAAGCGATGGTCCTCGATATGGGAAAGCGCATCATAGTCAGATTTCAACGCCTGCAGCGGCGTATGAATTCCCCAATGAGCGAGATAGAGGAAGAACGGTTGATTGCGATTATTCTCAATCACCTTTACTGCTTCGTCTGTGTAGTAGTCGGTGATGTAACCCCGTGGCTCAAAACGCGAACTGTTATTGAAGGTCGATGCATATTGCATGTTCGGCCAGAGGAATCTGTCAATCGGGTCAAAGTCCTGATAGGAGTTCACCACATCAGGATGATCTTCCGGCAGATACAAACCACTCGCCATCAACAGGCTGTCGTCAAAACCCTGCTCAATCGCACTGCTGCCATTTGACCGCCCAATGTGCCATTTTCCGATATGAGCGGTGTAATAGCCCGCATCCTTCAACATTTCGGCAACGGTGATTTCCGAGGTCGGCATACCAAGATTGTCATAGGGCGGAATCTCAACGTCCCGCTCAAAAATAAAGGTGGGATGCGGCCTTTCAATCCCACTGTTTTCAGACACAAAGTTGACAAGGGACAACATACCAGGGGGCGTAGGCGTAAACTTGAAACCAAAACGCGTCGCATAGCGCCCCGTCATAATCATCGCCCGCGACGGCGCACACACAGCAGTCCCCGCGTAGCCGTTTGTGAAGGCGACACCTTCTTGAGCGAGCGCATCAATATGAGGTGTCTGCATGTCCGAGCCGGACGCACCACCGCCATAATAACTGATGTCATTGAAACCCATATCATCGGTCACAATGAAGATGATGTTGGGCGGACGCTCGGAGGGAGGCGCCGCCGCAACGTCCGGACCCTTCGTCCAGACAATCTCCTGGTTGGGACCAACAGGATTGACGAAGTTCAGAAGAACACCCGGTGCGTTGACCGCAATCTCAACCCGGTAGATCCAGCCAACAGCGATCAGAACAAGTAGCGCGACACCAACACCGCCAAAGATTTTCTTCAACATTTTTCACCCTCCCCAGGGAGTCATCACTAACGACGCACCACAGCGTTCAACACACCCGCAACACTCAACAAGGCGAAAAACAGCAACACTCTTGGATCGGCAAGCGCAAGGCCATCTTCAATCGGATAGGCGATCGTCTTTTCAAGTGACGCTGTCTTGAAATCATGCCGTCCTGAAAAGGCTGGATTGGTCGTAATCTCCATCATGTCGCGCCTGGAGCGATAGCGCATCGCCGCCCCTCTATTCCAGACACGCGCGTTCTCAATGCCAACAACCTCAAGCGCATTGGAAACTGATGGTCCAAACATCACCGGATGTGAGGCTCGGCTGAGAAGTGCCGGCCACATGTATTCCATATACTTCGCCATCACATCATCTGAACTGTCGCCTGCCTCAACGCCGTCCACCAGGTCAGGCGTGTCTTTCATATGAATGACATTGATCATGATGAAATCATTACCGGTGTCAGACTCGAGGAACGCCCGTATGCGAGCCAGTCCTTCTTCCTCACTTCCGCGTTCTTTAAACGCGGACACATACTGCTCGACTTCTTCTTGCGTTAGCGGACCACCAAAGCTCGTATACCAAAAGAAAAAGACCACATAGAGAAGCGCCGGAACAATCCAAACCATCAATCGCAGCGACATAACGATGTTCCTTTACGCGAAGAGTTTTTCGCAGCCGGTTCCCGCTAGAACCTCGTCGACAATCGCCCGGTCTGCATCCGCCAGCGCTGAGTGCTGTTCCCTCAGCCATTGCAGACACTTGCCCTGGTAGGCGAAAGGCTTCTGTACCCACCGCGCCCCGTCAATTTCTGTCTCAACTGTATCGGCACCTTCCATCAGCGCTTTAGCATTCGCGAGGAGTGCAGGAACGTAGTAGGCCCCCACTTCTTTGAAGAGATCTATCAGCGTTTGCGGGATCGCATCACGCTTGGTCCAGGCGTCCTCATCTGCATCAAGCCCACTCAGGTCATCGACCAAATCGACCCACGCATAGACTGCCGGGGCTTTGTCGAGTGTGAGCTGCATAGGCGTCGGGTCAAAGGTCGCAAGCTGGGTCAGCTGCCCATACATGCCGAAGTCACTACTGCTCGGCCGTGCTCCAAAGAGAAAGGAAGACGTTTCCAGGTGGGCCCGCATCACACCCAGATATCGCTCATAGCTCGCCTCAATCACAGGCGCGGTTTCATTGCTCGACCCAACAACGTGGAGCCGCGAAATCTGACGGTCAGCGAAAATCTTGCCCAGCTTGAGCGCTTCTTCCTCCGCTTGGGGTTTCAGGGTCCACCGCGGCAGGATAGCTGCCGCTTTGTCGATGTCGGCCTGGAAGTGCCAACGGTAATGGAACATCGGTTTGGTGAGCCATTCATCCGCATAGTCTTCGAGGAGATAGTCAAGAAAAGCGATTGCTGGATCAGTTGGAATAACCGACCGACCCTCATACTCATTTTCAAAGCGTCGGATCAGCGGCGTGCTGTCGACAACAGCCTCCATGTCCCCCGCCGCATTCGGCAAAAAGAAGGTGGGAAGAAGTGCCACTTTTGGAACTGGCAATCCTTCAGGCATGCCGTCACGGCTCAAGAACAAACGGTACGGCAGATGGCGATAGCGCAGAACCGCAAGCATTTTGCGTGTGTAGGGGGACCCAGGCGCTCCCATCAAAGTGAGCGGCGTCGAAACTGTCATGTAAACCTCCCATGCGGACGGAGCCAGGCAAAGCCGGTCAGTCATCGTTTTGTTGCTACCAGCGTAGAAGTTGGCATTATTAGTGTCAATTCTTTGTTTGCCCACAAAAAAGCCCGCAGAAGAGCGGGCTTTCTCGAATGATCGGGCAAAAACGTTCAGGCAGCTTTCATTTTCTCCAGCATCGCGCCCATCGCAGCATGGACCGCATTGACGGCCTGCAGGGGCCGGATCATGACCTTGAACTCAATGATTTTGCCTTCGTCATTGCAGGTGATGATGTCGACACCATTCACATACTTGCCATCCATCTCGGTCTCAAACTCAAGCATGGCGTGGTTTCCAGCGAGAATCTCCTTGGTGTATTTGAACTTGCCGGAGTTCTCAGCAGGCTTGTCTTCACCAGGCGTTCCTTGACCACCCAGCGTTCCACCTGCAGCGCGTAGATAGGCCAGCGTCAGATCTTTGCCAACCTGCGGCTTGAAAACGATTGGCGAGATAAAGACGCATTCGTCAGCAATCAGCGCTTCAAGGCCTCCCGGCTTCTTCCCGATAATATATTCGTGCCAGTCGGCGATGCATTTCTCGATCATGACAAAGGTC
The DNA window shown above is from Parvibaculaceae bacterium PLY_AMNH_Bact1 and carries:
- a CDS encoding glutathione S-transferase N-terminal domain-containing protein (Derived by automated computational analysis using gene prediction method: Protein Homology. GO_function: GO:0005515 - protein binding [Evidence IEA]; GO_process: GO:0006749 - glutathione metabolic process [Evidence IEA]) codes for the protein MTVSTPLTLMGAPGSPYTRKMLAVLRYRHLPYRLFLSRDGMPEGLPVPKVALLPTFFLPNAAGDMEAVVDSTPLIRRFENEYEGRSVIPTDPAIAFLDYLLEDYADEWLTKPMFHYRWHFQADIDKAAAILPRWTLKPQAEEEALKLGKIFADRQISRLHVVGSSNETAPVIEASYERYLGVMRAHLETSSFLFGARPSSSDFGMYGQLTQLATFDPTPMQLTLDKAPAVYAWVDLVDDLSGLDADEDAWTKRDAIPQTLIDLFKEVGAYYVPALLANAKALMEGADTVETEIDGARWVQKPFAYQGKCLQWLREQHSALADADRAIVDEVLAGTGCEKLFA
- a CDS encoding sulfatase-like hydrolase/transferase (Derived by automated computational analysis using gene prediction method: Protein Homology. GO_function: GO:0008484 - sulfuric ester hydrolase activity [Evidence IEA]), which encodes MLKKIFGGVGVALLVLIAVGWIYRVEIAVNAPGVLLNFVNPVGPNQEIVWTKGPDVAAAPPSERPPNIIFIVTDDMGFNDISYYGGGASGSDMQTPHIDALAQEGVAFTNGYAGTAVCAPSRAMIMTGRYATRFGFKFTPTPPGMLSLVNFVSENSGIERPHPTFIFERDVEIPPYDNLGMPTSEITVAEMLKDAGYYTAHIGKWHIGRSNGSSAIEQGFDDSLLMASGLYLPEDHPDVVNSYQDFDPIDRFLWPNMQYASTFNNSSRFEPRGYITDYYTDEAVKVIENNRNQPFFLYLAHWGIHTPLQALKSDYDALSHIEDHRLRVYTAMTRAVDRSVGRVMQALKDNGLDENTLVIFTSDNGGAGYVGLDDLNTPYRGWKITLFEGGTHVPFMARWPKRIPAGTVFDEPVSHIDLFATAAGAAGGAMPTDRVMDGVDFVPFVAGDKEGAPHEALFWTAGEYRSVLKDGWKLQVSGLQDKEWLFHLAADRSETTNLAEAEPTKLAELKSLLDAHQAEQADPIWPSSVATPVYVDKTLAEPLKEDDEVIYWEN
- a CDS encoding hypothetical protein (Derived by automated computational analysis using gene prediction method: GeneMarkS-2+.), with the translated sequence MSLRLMVWIVPALLYVVFFFWYTSFGGPLTQEEVEQYVSAFKERGSEEEGLARIRAFLESDTGNDFIMINVIHMKDTPDLVDGVEAGDSSDDVMAKYMEYMWPALLSRASHPVMFGPSVSNALEVVGIENARVWNRGAAMRYRSRRDMMEITTNPAFSGRHDFKTASLEKTIAYPIEDGLALADPRVLLFFALLSVAGVLNAVVRR
- a CDS encoding nuclear transport factor 2 family protein (Derived by automated computational analysis using gene prediction method: Protein Homology.) yields the protein MIEKCIADWHEYIIGKKPGGLEALIADECVFISPIVFKPQVGKDLTLAYLRAAGGTLGGQGTPGEDKPAENSGKFKYTKEILAGNHAMLEFETEMDGKYVNGVDIITCNDEGKIIEFKVMIRPLQAVNAVHAAMGAMLEKMKAA
- a CDS encoding formylglycine-generating enzyme family protein (Derived by automated computational analysis using gene prediction method: Protein Homology.), which encodes MKSSIGKTSAVILGALALGVVTYLVWPTSQNVDRQVSCLHPETIAPDTAGMVLIEGGSFDMGAGSIYSEEGPVRREEVESFWIDATEVTNAEFAAFVDATGYVTVAEAGIDGLVPPGAAVFQVPETNAEGRWSYAETANWRQPEGAGSTITGREHFPVVQIAYQDAVAYATWKGRTLPTEVQWEYAARGGLDGAKYAWGEEREPGGEYLANNWQGFFPFNDEGADGFVGRAPVACYPPNGYGLYDMIGNVWEWTADPYASPDASIGLMKGGSYLCAPNYCRRYRPAARHPQEVDLGTDHIGFRTVSHTKP